Proteins co-encoded in one Streptomyces roseochromogenus subsp. oscitans DS 12.976 genomic window:
- a CDS encoding metal ABC transporter permease — protein MDFLNYAFMQRALLAAVLVGITAPAVGIYLVQRRQALMGDGIGHVAMTGVGLGFLLSTSPVWMATAVSVLGAVLMELIRWYGKTRGDIALAMLFYGGMAGGVMFINLAPTGSNANLTTYLFGSLSTVSQSDVVSICLLAAFVVLVTLGLRRQLFAVSQDEEFARVTGLPVRALNLLTAVTAAVTVTVAMRVVGLLLVSALMVVPVAAAQQLSRSFTATLVIAVAIGVTVTVSGTITSYYQDVPPGATIVLLTIAAFVALTALATPLARRRARAAAAAHPAGDPAECTIPATRGAGDKIGV, from the coding sequence ATGGACTTCCTGAACTACGCCTTCATGCAGCGGGCGCTGCTCGCCGCCGTCCTGGTCGGCATCACGGCGCCCGCGGTCGGCATCTATCTGGTCCAGCGCCGCCAGGCCCTGATGGGCGACGGCATCGGGCACGTGGCGATGACGGGCGTCGGCCTCGGCTTCCTCCTCTCCACCTCCCCGGTCTGGATGGCGACCGCCGTGTCGGTGCTCGGCGCGGTCCTGATGGAACTGATCCGCTGGTACGGCAAGACCCGCGGCGACATCGCCCTCGCCATGCTCTTCTACGGCGGTATGGCCGGCGGCGTGATGTTCATCAACCTGGCGCCGACGGGCTCCAACGCGAACCTGACGACGTACCTGTTCGGCTCGCTGTCGACGGTCTCGCAGTCGGACGTCGTCTCGATCTGTCTGCTGGCCGCGTTCGTGGTGCTGGTCACGCTCGGCCTGCGCCGCCAGCTGTTCGCGGTCAGCCAGGACGAGGAGTTCGCGCGGGTCACGGGCCTGCCGGTGCGCGCGCTCAACCTGTTGACGGCCGTGACGGCGGCGGTGACCGTGACCGTCGCCATGCGCGTGGTCGGTCTGCTGCTGGTGTCCGCGCTGATGGTGGTGCCGGTGGCGGCCGCGCAGCAGCTCAGCCGCAGCTTCACGGCGACCTTGGTGATCGCCGTCGCGATCGGGGTGACGGTGACCGTCAGCGGCACGATCACCTCGTACTACCAGGACGTTCCGCCCGGTGCGACGATCGTCCTGCTGACCATCGCCGCGTTCGTCGCGCTGACGGCGCTGGCCACGCCGCTGGCCCGTCGACGCGCCCGTGCGGCGGCCGCCGCACACCCGGCGGGGGACCCGGCCGAGTGCACGATTCCGGCCACGAGAGGGGCCGGGGACAAGATCGGTGTCTGA
- a CDS encoding metal ABC transporter ATP-binding protein, whose product MGEPVIALRGVTAELGARPVLRGIDLTVGRGEVVALLGANGSGKSTAIRTIIGQVPASGGTVELFGTPRRAFRDWARVGYVPQRTTAAGGVPATVTEIVSSGRLSRTRFGVFRKADREAVQRALELVGMADRAKDSVNALSGGQHQRVLIARALVAEPELLIMDEPMAGVDLASQEILARTLREQVERGTTVLLVLHELGPLEPLIDRAVVLRDGCVLHDGPPPRAVGQHALPGHDHVHPHASAGSEPLRTGLLS is encoded by the coding sequence ATGGGAGAACCCGTCATAGCCCTGCGCGGCGTCACCGCCGAACTCGGCGCGCGTCCCGTGCTGCGCGGCATCGACCTGACCGTCGGCCGCGGCGAGGTCGTCGCGCTGCTCGGCGCCAACGGCTCCGGCAAGTCCACGGCCATCCGCACGATCATCGGCCAGGTCCCGGCGAGCGGCGGCACGGTCGAGCTGTTCGGCACCCCGCGCCGCGCCTTCCGCGACTGGGCGCGCGTGGGCTACGTACCGCAGCGGACGACGGCCGCGGGCGGAGTCCCCGCGACGGTGACCGAGATCGTGTCGTCCGGCCGGCTCTCCCGCACCCGCTTCGGCGTCTTCCGCAAGGCCGACCGGGAGGCCGTGCAGCGGGCCCTGGAGCTGGTCGGCATGGCCGACCGGGCCAAGGACTCGGTGAACGCCCTCTCCGGCGGCCAGCACCAGCGCGTCCTGATCGCCCGCGCCCTCGTCGCCGAGCCCGAACTGCTGATCATGGACGAGCCGATGGCGGGCGTCGACCTGGCCAGCCAGGAGATCCTCGCGCGGACGCTGCGCGAACAGGTCGAGCGGGGCACGACGGTCCTGCTCGTACTGCACGAACTGGGCCCCCTGGAGCCCCTGATCGACCGGGCGGTCGTCCTGCGCGACGGCTGTGTGCTGCACGACGGGCCGCCGCCGCGCGCCGTTGGCCAGCATGCCCTGCCCGGCCACGACCACGTACACCCGCACGCATCCGCGGGCTCCGAACCTCTGCGGACGGGACTGCTGAGCTGA
- a CDS encoding metal ABC transporter substrate-binding protein: protein MNVRRRLIPAAALTAVTALGIGTLSACSSDNAAAAGTGKFDVVASFYPMAFLAERIGGSHVHVTSLTSPGQEPHDLEISPQQIAMLQDSDAVLYLKNLQPSVDDAVAQSPVKTKIDAASLTTLEQHGNEVGGHAAAHDTHQNEESAGKDPHIWLDPVRYAQVAEGVGKAFEKADPKHAADYEKNTAALVKQLNDLNTQFTDGLAHTKTKVFITTHAAFGYLAERYGLTEEAISGLDPESEPSAARVKDLETMAKADGVSTVFYETLVSDKTAKTIASDAGLKTDVLDPIEGITAKSRGKDYFSVQEANLKALQQALGAK from the coding sequence ATGAACGTACGACGACGCCTCATACCCGCCGCCGCGCTCACCGCGGTCACCGCCCTCGGGATCGGCACACTCTCCGCCTGCTCCAGTGACAACGCGGCAGCGGCCGGCACCGGCAAGTTCGACGTCGTCGCGTCCTTCTATCCCATGGCCTTCCTCGCCGAGCGGATCGGCGGGAGCCACGTCCACGTCACCAGCCTCACCTCCCCCGGCCAGGAGCCGCACGACCTGGAGATCAGCCCCCAGCAGATCGCCATGCTCCAGGACTCCGACGCGGTCCTGTACCTGAAGAACCTCCAGCCCTCCGTCGACGACGCGGTGGCCCAGTCCCCGGTCAAGACGAAGATCGACGCGGCCTCCCTGACCACGCTGGAGCAGCACGGCAACGAGGTCGGCGGCCACGCGGCCGCGCACGACACCCACCAGAACGAGGAGTCGGCGGGCAAGGACCCGCACATCTGGCTCGACCCGGTGCGTTACGCCCAGGTCGCCGAGGGTGTCGGCAAGGCCTTCGAGAAGGCCGACCCGAAGCACGCGGCCGACTACGAGAAGAACACCGCGGCCCTGGTCAAGCAGCTGAACGACCTGAACACACAGTTCACGGACGGCCTGGCGCACACGAAGACCAAGGTCTTCATCACCACCCACGCCGCCTTCGGCTACCTCGCCGAGCGCTACGGCCTCACCGAGGAGGCCATCAGCGGCCTCGACCCCGAGTCCGAGCCGAGCGCGGCCCGGGTCAAGGACCTGGAGACCATGGCCAAGGCCGACGGCGTCTCCACCGTCTTCTACGAGACGCTCGTCAGCGACAAGACCGCGAAGACCATCGCGAGCGACGCGGGCCTGAAGACCGACGTCCTCGACCCGATCGAGGGCATCACGGCCAAGTCCCGCGGCAAGGACTACTTCTCCGTCCAGGAGGCCAACCTCAAGGCACTCCAGCAGGCGCTGGGCGCCAAGTGA